From Phaenicophaeus curvirostris isolate KB17595 chromosome 2, BPBGC_Pcur_1.0, whole genome shotgun sequence:
ggcgcacactctcctgggtggaaaactggttggatggccgggcccagagagtggtggtaaatggtgtgaaatccagctggaggccagtgacaagtggggttccccagggctcagtgctgggtccagccctgttcaatgcctTTATCAATGAAGGCCTGAGTGcccccttagcaagtttgcagacgacactaagctgggtggaagtgtggatctgctggagggtcgggaggctctgcaaagggatctgaacaggctggaccgctgggcagagtccaatggcatgaggtttaacaaggccaaatgccgggtcctgcacttggggcacaacaaccctgtgcagagctacagactaggagaagtctgtctagaaagctgcccggaggagaaggacctgggggggttggttgacagcgactgaacatgagccagcagtgtgcccaggtggcctagaaggccaatggcatcttggcttggatcagaaacggcgtgaccagcaggtccagggaggttattctccctctggactcggcactggtgagactgctgctcgaatcctgtgttcagttctgggcccctcaccacaagaaggatgttgaggctctggagcgagtccagagaagagcaacaaagctggtgagggggctgcagagcaggtcttatgaggagcggctgagagagctggggttgtttagcctggagaagaggaggctgaggggagacctcattgctctctataactacctgaaaggaggttgtagacaggAGGGTgatgacctcttctcccaagtgacaggggacaggactagagggaatggcctcaagctccaccagaggaggttcaggctgaacattaggaaaaaatttttcacagaaagggtcattgggcactggaacaggctgcccagggaggtggttgattcaccttccctggaggtgtttaaggcacgggtggacgaggtgctaaggggcatggtttagtgtttgatacgaatggttggactcgatgatccggtgggtttcttccaacctggttattctatgattctatgatatgaatgAGGTTAACAAAGTGACTCAGCAATTCACTGTGCCGGAGAACAGGTTAAAAGACACTCAGGTATAAGATGATACAGCATAATTAGGCATTCTTACTAAATCCACCAGCATAAATGTCATCGGTTTTCAAAGAATGAtaatgaaggaaaagagagaatcagGCAAATCTATGAAGGACTgcacattaaaataattacaaatcaGGCAGTGTTTGTTCAGATCAATAGCAATACTTATTGCATACACAAACCCAAGTATCCACTAAGTGTCTGTGGTTCTGGTGACAGATGCTGACAAAGCCACAGACATTTAAACAAGTTATGGAATTCTACTTACTTCTCCGATGCCCACCAGTTTATCTTTGAAGAGTTCTATAAGCGGCAATGCAGCATCCAGATCCTGCAAGAACAAATTAAAGATGCAACCCTCACTGCCCTTACAACATGGAAATGGTGTGAACTCAGCATTATGATTAAATTGGATTTTCCTTCAGCGTAATTAAATTCTGTACTTTAAAACTTTGCCATTACTGTGAGTAGTGTTGTCAGACAAATTTTAGAAACAAGCAGGATTTGCCTTCTTTCCTTAATGACCCTGCATCTCAAGTTGGTATAGGAGCATAGGAGGTAATTAAAACAAGGCCCATAATAGCCTGGTAACATTAATGGCTGCAGACAGATCTCCAAGCTCACCGCAAAGTTAGTGAaaggtttagaggggaagccgtATGAGGAGTCACTAAAGACGCTTGGTctattcagcctggaaaagaggagactgagaggagacctcattgtggtctACTGCTTCCTCAAAACAGGAGGAGGGGCTGGTGCCGATCTCTTTTCTCTGGTcaccaatgataggacctgagagaatggcaggaagatgtgccaggggaggtttaggttggatttAGGAAAACGTTCTTCActcagagagtggtggagcactggaacagggtccccagggaagcagtcatggtgccaagcctgacaatattcaagaagcatttggaaaacattctcagacacatggtgtgaattttggggttgtcctatgcagagacaggagttggacttgatgatccttgtggatcccttccaagGCAGGACATTCTATAAGTCTAAGTTTTTCAGGCTGAAGGTACAAATGGTTGCCTCCCACTTCCCATGCTAACAAAGGGAAGACCCGTGAACAAGTGGCTGTGCTAAGAGACCCCGGAATTTCTGTATCCCAGAAGGGCATAAAAATCACAGCACAGATCTGATGTTTCATAAGGCAGATCAGAGCATCCTATCGCCTGCCCTGAGTCATTCCTGCACTGTCTCACAGCTGCACTGACCTAACTTGCCAGCATTTTACCTTCAGAGTAACACTGCGCTGCTCCTCTGGTGAAATCTCCTGCACTGGGTGAACCCCCAGGCATGGAAACACAACCCCTGGAAATCTAGACACGGAGCAGACATCAGCAGTGGGAGAGACGACAGGAAAACCAAATTCAGAGTCAAAAAGAAAGGCTGGCCTGACAGAGGGAGAGGGCTGAGTGCCCCTCAATAGCTCCCATGCCACCAGTCACTCCTGCTGAGGTATGGACCCCAGAGCAAGGACACAAGTGGGCTCCGGGCTGCCCCTCCACCCTCGCACCTCTCTGACAGCTCCATGACGCTCTGGAACTCCGCCGCCCGCTCTGACACCACCACCAGCGCTGATacccctgcctgcagcagagaggaaccCCCGCCCTGGTGAGGCTGGGCCAGGGAGGAGGGTCGCTGTCAGCCGCCTCACCTCCATCACCATCAACTTACTCTTGTCTCACCTTCAACTCACCCCGCCCTAACCTTCACCCTCACCCCTCCTCATCTCTACCCCTCACCTCACTGCCACCCCTCACCCTTACCCCTGTCACCTTATCCCTACCCCTCACTGTCATCTCTCGCTCCACACCTCACTGCTATCACCCCTTGCTGTCACTCCTCACCCTACCTTGACTGTCACCCTTCACCCCTCACGCCTAGCCCTTACTGTCACCCATTCCCCTCACTGTCACCTCTCACTCCTCACCTCACTGCTGTCACCCCTCATCCCTACCCCTTGCCTTCACCCACACCCCTTCCCCTCACTGTCACCTTCACTCCATCCTGTCGCTCTTCACCCCTCATCCCTACCCCTTATTGTCACCCCTTCCCCTTGCTGTCATTTCTCACTCCTCATCCCACTACTGTCAGCTCTCACTGTCACCCCTCACCTCAGTCACCCCCAACCCCTACCTGTCAGTCACCCCACCCTGTCATCCCTTGCCCCACACTGTCACCCAAAATGTGTCATCCCACCCTCTCACCCTTTCACTAGCACCCTTACCCCTCACTCAGTACTGTCACCCCTTCCCCTGTAACCCCTCACCCCACTTTTCACTGTCACCTCTTCCTTTCACTGTCACCCTACACCTCGCTGTCACCCCTCACTGTCACCCCTCCCCATCACCCATTACCTTCACCCTCACCCCTGCCCCTGGCCCCCCTTACCCCTACCCGTCACCTCATCCTGTCacaccccatccctgtccctgtcaccGCACCTTGTCACCCCTTCACTGTCACCCTTACCCCTCATTCAACACAGTCACCCCTTCCCGTCACCGTCACCCCTCACCTGCTCCGCCGCCCGCACCACGGCCGCCACGTCCTGCAAGACACACGCACCGCCTTAGCTCCGGAGCCGCCTCCCGCCCTCCCTCCCggtccctctgctccctccgtccccgccgccgccctcACCGCCTGGAAGCTGGGCGCGGCGAGGTGGCAGTGGCAGTCGGTGGCCGCCATGACccgccggggccgcggggcggcCGCCACTTCTGCTTGCGGGGCGGCCGCCACTTCCGCTTCCGGGCCGGCATCTTCCCCGCCCGGCGCCAGAGGCGGGAAATGGCGGCCGCCCCGGTGCCGCCCTCGCCGCCGCTGCCGGGGCCCTCGGGGCGCGACGCGCGGGTGCGGTGCTGCTCGCGGCGGGCGCTGGGCGAGGCCCTGGCGCTCTGCGCCCCCTTCGTGCGGGCCCTGGCGCGGGGGCAGCCGGGCGGGGCCGAGGCTGCCGCGGGGGAGGCGCTCTGGGTGAGGCGGCGGCGGGAGACTCTGCTGGGGAGGGCCGTGTCCGCGATGCGGGGTGGGTGGGGGAGCCGTGCCCGTGATagaggggggtgggggagccGTGCCCGTGATagaggggggtgggggagccGTGCCCGTGAtagagggggaggggggagccaTGCCCGTGATAGAGGGGGAGGGGAGCCGTGCCTGTGATGGGAGGGGGTGTCACTGTGTGGGTTTGTGTAGCTGCCTCTCCTCGAGAAGGTGGCCAAACCAGGCAGGGGAAGCAGGATGGGACCCTTCCTGGCTCAATGCTGAGCGCTGGTGCCTGAAGGATGGAGTCTCAAAGCCTGCTGTGTCTTGCAGAACTTCGAAACAGCCGTGCGGGAGAATGTTACCATCAATGGGCAGCCCTGGGAGGAGACTTCAGAGGTCTCCCACCTGCAGAGTGGTAAGTGTTGGTTTCCATTCATTTCGTAGACGTAGAAATGTtaagattggaagagacctttaagatcatctgcTTCAGCTGTCATCTGCACGCTAgcgtgcctactaaaccgtgtGCCAGGGTGCCATGTCTGCACATTTTTTGAAAGCCTTCAGGGGTACTGATTCTTctgcttccctgagcagcttgTTCTaatgcttcactgctcttttggtaaacagttttttttctgttattcagttaaaatctcccctggcacaacttgagactgttttctcttgtcctatcccttgttacttgggaggagtgaccagcacccaccctgctacaacctcttttcaggtagttgtggagagtgATTTCTGtttgggtggttttgttttggtatttGCATGTGATATTTTCAACTGGGAAGACTTTCCCCCAGCTATCTGGGGATAAGGATGCTCACGGAGCACGTAAGGTCAAAGTTCAGCTCAAATGTGTCTCTCTAAGGATCTGAAGTGCTGGGCTACAGGAGCAAGATTCTTGCAAGGCGgtgttttttaatgaaaggaAGGGTAACTGAGGCATGTGGGCACCCAGtccaagagaagagaaatggtCCTATTTCTGAAGAACCATTGCCCTATCTGATATTTCTGTCAAGGTTCTTGCAGATCTTGAGGCACAAGTTCCAGCTATCTGTAGTATGGTGCCTGTGTAACTTACAGAATAAgaacagtttgggctggaagggaccttaaatatcatccacttccaacacccctgtcattggcagggacacctcccaccagagcaggctgctcaaagcctcattcagcctggccttgaacacctgcagggatgggacatccacaacttctttgggcaacctgttccagtgccttatcACCCTCAGTAAAAAACTTCTGTTCTTGACTACCAACGAAAAGTAGCTTAGAGACTTGGAAAATATCTGATGCTAACATGGGAAAATAAAGGGTTAGCTGAGCTTAACAGCAGGTATCTCACTGGAAAGTCTACAGAGACCTTTTAGAAAGTTGATATTTCAAGGCAAGGTTTTTCATTGAGAAGATTAGGAAAGTGCAAGTTCTATTTCATTTGCTTCTCCTATCAGAATAAAGCAAGTATACAAAATTTGGTGGAGTAGCATAAGgtaatctatttttaaagctgGAACACAGCAATAGGGTCCAAGTATGGAGGCTTTCCATCTCCTCTGGGCAGTCAATTTCTGTGTTTGACTGTGAAAAATTGCTTTCCTGTGGCCTGTTGGAATTTCCTTTAATGTAATGTATCTGTTGCCCCTCATGCTTTTGCTGCACCTCTCCAAAAAGAGCCTGCCTCTGTCTCTGTAGAACGATCCTTCAGGCAGCTGAGGGTAACAGTTAAATTACCCCttagccttctgttctccaggctgaacaaacccagctccttcaggtactgccCCTGCATCATGTGCTCTGGATGCCAGCCCCCTTGGTGCTGTTCCATTGGAATTGCACCAGTACTCAATGACACAGTGTCCCAGAGCATCCAAGTGGAGGTGAGGATCATTGAGCTCAGAGGGTAGTATTTAACGGTTCATATTTCTACCTCGGGGCTGATCAGAGCTCCTCAGGTGTCTGTTCTGGGcccttttgtttttaaggtcTTTATCCATAACATGGAGGCGGAGATGGAAGGCGCCTTCACCTAATTTGCAGCTGATGTCATGCAGGGTGGGATGTAGTGAATATGCTCAGGGGCAGGCCCATTCTGCGGAATGTAATCAGGCTGGAGAATTCATCTGGGAATCTCATGAAATCCAGCAAGGACTAAAATGAAAGCCCTAAACTTGGAAAGGGGTAACCCCCTGCAGTGATGCGGGATGAAAAGGACCTGAGGGTCCTAGTGGGCTGTGAGCCAGCCTTGTGTATTGTGTCAGCAGGATTGTAGTCGGTAGATCTAGGGAAGTGATTATTTGCTTTTACTCTGCACTtgctagagcacatctggagcAGTGCACTCGGTTTCGGACCTCCTGGTAGAGGAAAGTTGCTGATAAACTGGAGCGAGTTCATCAGAGGCTGCCAGGACAGCAAGAGGACTGGAGCACTTACCCTGAGAGTTAAAACTGAGTAATCTGGCTCGTTTAACCTAGAGAAAACAAGCCAGCCTTCCATTACCTACAGGGAGGTTACTTGAAGTGTGGAGCCTAGGCTGTTTATTGAGATCTGCAATGGGAGAACAAGAGGTAAGGGTCAAATTGAAAGTGGAGGTTCTGACGTGATGTAAGGAAGTAAAAATTCACTATTAGGATAGCTAAGCATTAGAAAAGGTTTCCTAGAGAGCTTGTGTAGCTTCCAGCACTGGAGGCTTCTGAGAACCAGCTGGACAGAATtgtcctgagcaacctggtttGAACTGGATGTTGACCCTGCTGTGAGTCGCAAGAGCCCTCCAACTCGAATGAGCTCGTGCTGGAGACATTGGCCAAGACCCTAGTAGTATGTTTGTTGCTGTGGTTTAATATActaattaaataaatgtttaaatttattGCTAAATAATCATATATGTGTGCAATATGTTTGTAATTATTCTCTTTTGAATAATTGTAGTGGAGATTCTTGGTAGTCTGGTGTCCAAAGAAAACTTTGCTGTGATTCATTTGCTCACCTGTGTTAGCATTAAGGTGTTCTTTGCTTGCAACTTAATGCTTTTTATACCTcaacaaagctgaaaatacagATGTGTTGAACTGGCTATCAAGAAAGCTCCTTAAACTGTTTTTTGGTCAAGAAGGTTCTGCAGTTGTAGTTCTGGAATGATAAAACTCCCAACTCCTTTGACTACGAGGTCAAATATGCACTGATCTTGCATTGCAAAATGCTGAACTTATTTGGGCTCCCTAATTCAAATTTGTTCAAAAATTCTTAATGGAATTTTCTTAACAGGAAGGCTTTGTCCAGATGGATGTTATTTTGAGTAAGTTATCATTTATCTTTACAAGTCTAACTTTATGGCAGCTGAGATGCTGTCATCTTCCTGCAGCTGGCATAAAGTAGGTGTGAGGACTGTATTGTGCTTTTTAATTCGACATAAATTTACTTGTGTACCTATCTCTGATCCAGTTTGAACCACCACGTGATCTGGCATTTTGTGCCTTTGATGTTTAGGCTGACCAGTGGCTCAGGCTTTTCCTTTCTATACTCAGATGATTTCTTAGCGATCCTAAAACAACCCACAGACTATTAAAACCTTGATTTTTGCCTGTCTGAAGCTTACCTCATTCTGCACAGATTGACCAAGAGAGGGTGCTCAAAATCCATTCTTTAGTACTTGACTTAAACTATTGCCTGCCTAGCAAGTTGTGCTGAACACATTACTGCAAACAGTGATTTTAAATGCTAAGGAGTTcgcaaaattaattttaaaaaatcaaaagcaagaCCATTGTCAATGTTCTGTTCTCCACTGGGAAACAAAAATTATAGGAGTGTGCAGCTGGAAGAATATAGAAATGTGTAATTCCTTTTAGTTACACACTGTAAGGATATGTGATTGAATGgttaattctgttttattttatacctCTTAATTTTTGTAGTTGTAATGATGATGTGATGTCAGCAAAGTGCAGGAATTTACTTGCCTGAATTTTGAAACAGTTTTCAAGTAGTATCTTAAGCCTTTAAAATAGTTACAATCACTTGCAGGCATAGAAAAACTGAGTACCTTTAGCAGGGTATCAGCAGTAAAAACACCAGTTGACAACCGAAAATGTTGTAGGTATTTAGTCTAATCTTACTGGCGAAGCAAGCTACGAAAGCTAACTGCTACCACATGCAGCCTCAGATGTTGAAAGCAGACCCGGTTTGGTTTTTTGCAAACCCCTAATGACCAGTAAATGTCATCGTGATGCAGAGCATTTACAGGAACAGTGTTTCATTAAGGTGGCATTGTATATTGTCAGGTTAAACTGCATGTTTATGCTCTGTATGATATAAAAATTGGTTAGGCTTCAAATTGTTCGGACAGTTGCTGCTGAATGCATGTAAATTACACAGATAAACCAATTTTATGTATCTTGCATtgctggttttcagctgaaaagcaggttatctcaaaagatttttttttttgattctctACCTTCCCTGCCCTTTCCTGCAGTTCATTTACCTCAAAAGTAACTGGCCAGCCGCAAGCTGTGCTCCAATTTTTACATCGCCTTAACAAGGAGATTTAagacatgtatttttcttcattgataATTGTGCATGATTTCTTATTTTAGATCtagagcttttattttccttataacTTTgtctcaaatgaaaaaaaacccgaaacaGTTGTAGAATTCCTATAATAACtttgtgtttgttatttttaggTTCCAGCATTAAAATTCTTGAAGATCAATTTGATGAACTAATAGTGGAGACAACAACGAAGCGTAAGCAGTGGCCTAGAAAGATACTGATGCATGCTATCCAAACCATGAAAGCAGAGCAAGACATGTTGGTGAGTAATATCTTTTCAGAAAACCTGTGTGTATAGAAGCTGCTGACCAGGTGTGACTTGAAGAAACAAATCATGCAGTGTTGACCTTTACACCCCTTCCCATAGTTGATTTTGATTTTGTCATATAATgaaattggggttttttgcattaATTGGCTCTTCAGAAATATGGAGGTTACTGCAGAGTGTTGTGACGAAGTGAATTTGGTCTGTGGCACTGATCAGCAAGTTGTATCAGCAGATTGCTTCAACATGATGACTTGTACAAGGCACTGTAGACCTGTTTATCTTGTCAAATCCAGATTTCTGAAATCCTTAGATGAAGTCTGGTTGATGTACTAAATGTGATGACACATTCAGACAAATTGTGTGCAGCATGAGACTTCTAAAAAGATGTGTGTGTTTTCCTGGGTACTTACGTTGAGCTCATAACTACACTGAGTAAGCAatttcagtaaagaaagaaaacaaaagagtaATGAGGGTTAATGACTGAGtggagtaatttttcttttttttgacacTGACTGTAAAGTAATTGCTGGCATGAAGCAACGCAGTCATGTCTTTGGTTGctaaatttctttcctgcagttaCCTTAGGCATGCCTTTGCTTACCTGCTGATTAACTAGGAGTCAGTTTcttctggggagaaaaaaagaaaaaggacaagaggcagtgggcacaagtggaaatacaggaaattccatttaaCCATTGGAAAAAAGGGAACTGTGAGGGCAGTCACGCACTGGCACAatgaggctgtggagtctcctttcTTGGAGATACTCATGGAGATATCCAAATCCTGACTGGAAGAGGCTCCGAGCAACCTGCTTTAGTTGGCCCTGCTTTCAGCAGGGGCTTGGGCTCTTCTTTAGGGGCCCTTTCAAACCTCAGCTATTCTTCTAAAGAAGGCAGGgatgtttttttaagaagttgTTTAAGGGCTTGCATTACATTTCTGAGGACTAAAAATGACAGAAGTAACTCTAGGTTGGCCAGGCACAGATGATTTACAGTAAGTAAAAGCACATGagtatatatttttcttaaatttctgaaattttctgaCGTGTGttgccttttgtgaaatcaCCATTTTGTCAATATATCAAATACATAAAACAAATGATCAACTAAGATAAAATATGCTATTGTGTAACACCAAGATTTAACAAGACCTTTTAATCTTTCTGCAAAAGGAAAGCTGTGTTCTACACGAGCACCAAAGTGGATTAGTTATTCAGTATCCCTCTCACACTATCTTTTTTATGTGTCTGACCTCTTCAAACTTTACACCACCATGACTAAATGATTATTTTGATTAAAGATGTCAGAAAAATATAGAAAGGTTTTAGTTATCTCCTtaaagtggcttttttttctttttactctcAGCTACTTCTGTGAAGGTGCTAGTGGTTTCTCTGCTTTTGACCAAGGggatttttatattcttttttgaTCCTAGCTACTCCTGTGATCCATGTTTTCTGAGGCATAGAGAGCAACTGTGAAGACATGCATCAAAGGAATAGCTAGGGTCAAAAAGAACATGGAAACCCCTAAAGTATTTAACTGCATTTTATCTGGAGGGAACCACTCATTCAGTCTGGTGATCTCTCTCTAACTGCCAAAGCAAGAGATCATCCTGTAGGTTTTCAGTCAATACATTGTTGTGTttgaaggtaaggcaaggaatgTTTGTTGTTCTGCTTGGAGCTGTTACTGTAAACTTGCTAAGAAGATATATGAAccgtggggaaaaaaaaattgctctggTAAAACTACAGGGAGGAATAATTAACTTTCCTCCCACTTGCTTTTGGTTGAAGAAGGTTGAGGGGACAGCTGCTGATGTGgagaaaaatactgatttgtAGATAATATAACTCAGTTCCCACAtctttgctttatttccatCTTCTCTGTTAGTTACTTTTAAGTATAATCTTTAATGTAACTTAATATTagttttattcattatttattattagtTGAAGTTAACTTCGTCTCACAATTAACTGATGCCAAGACACAAGACTTAGAGTAGGaccaaaaagcaagagaagcctGCTTTGTGATGGAGAGTGTTCTTACTTCTGCATAAGTTAGCACGGGCCAGAATGTAGTTATTtaattagttttcattttctctcaatGTACCCTTGTATTCGACTTTACTTCTCTCAAAAGTGTACTGTTTTTGTGAATGGCTTCCCAGAAGCCAGAACAGCTCTTTTTCCTCAGTCATGAAGCAGGTGGCAATGCTTCTTCCATGATGCCTGGATTTCAGTTTAGTTATCATGCCTTAATAATTACAATTCTGCAGCCTAAAGCGAATTTTGGGGACACTTCTGCAGGGAACTTAACTCTGTTAACAGGAACATTGTTTCCAGTAACTGAGCATCTGTAAATTGTAACTCTAATGCACTCTTTATTTAAGTAGTTCCACCATGATCTTCTTGTACTAGCCTTTCTCCATAGTTCTAACTACTATGTGTATATTAGGTATCTATTGACCCAAGAAGgtatttcagaatttttcttttttccaatacACAGAAGCTCTACCAGCCTGTTGTAACACCGGAAGAGATAAGATCACAGGCTTCTCAAGGTAAAGATTTCATGGGGAAGGTGAACACATTGAGTAAACATTGCCTGCCTTACTGGATAGCTGTGAATGTttaagaaattttctttctttaatcttGTTTAAAACTATTGgctgttaaaataattaatagaaATAGCTAGAAGTTTGTCATAATGTATTGCTGCATCAGTTTATCGTGTCCATTTCTCCTGTTCTAAGTGCGGCGTGCTGTTAGGCTCTGTTCTTAAAGGCAAAAGCTGGCCACTGTGTGTGTATTGTGTAGAAATTGTCACGGGGCTACCCTCAGTAGGTTTTCTTACTTTCCTTCATCACTGGTGGAGGCCAGATGAGGAACTAGATGGGTAGCTGACATTAtactctgacccttcttgtgtTCCTTTTACATGAATACTAGAAATGCTTCAGTCTCTCTTCCTAATCAGTCAGTTTCTTCAGGGAATTGAAAGCATTTGTGTAGTACTCGGTGGTGGCAGTGTTGACCCTCCGTACTTGCAAAGTAAGCAtcaggttttctttcctgtgtcaCTTGTAAGGGTTGGTGAAGGGAGAACAAAACCAACCTGCAAACACTGTTGTAAGTTTGCTACATGCTTTTGAAAGGCTATTTCTTATCCACACTGCTTGGAACAAGGTGCCGTGTTTTGTAATTGATGATTGGGATATGACTTCTTGAGGCTGCCCTTATGAAATGGGAAATTCTGTCTTTCCTGTTCTTAAATATGAATGTCAGAATTTACCAATGAATTGAATTTTGAATTGAATAGTGTGGTTATAGAGCCCTTACTATGGATTACTGCGCATAGCATGAAGCTGGTATAAGGAGCAGT
This genomic window contains:
- the NSL1 gene encoding LOW QUALITY PROTEIN: kinetochore-associated protein NSL1 homolog (The sequence of the model RefSeq protein was modified relative to this genomic sequence to represent the inferred CDS: deleted 2 bases in 1 codon), which gives rise to MTRRGRGAAATSACGAAATSASGPASSPRRQRREMAAAPVPPSPPLPGPSGRDARVRCCSRRALGEALALCAPFVRALARGQPGGAEAAAGEALWNFETAVRENVTINGQPWEETSEVSHLQSGSSIKILEDQFDELIVETTTKRKQWPRKILMHAIQTMKAEQDMLKLYQPVVTPEEIRSQASQDAYMVDLKQMTEMTSKQISGAMKSLPALVEKAEGFSQALTWQPILELCKLRQEVFAGCKAKEENNVQNVVSPGEVTPTDTDARKTTCVLLKRRKPIDSSERRRYPLRRRKINLST